In Burkholderia gladioli, a genomic segment contains:
- a CDS encoding HAD-IA family hydrolase: MARQQFDLIVFDWDGTLMDSTAHIARSIQAACRDLGLPTPSDEASRYVIGLGLRDALAIAAPSLDPADYAKLAERYRFHYLVKDQLIELFAGVREMLEELRDTGYLLAVATGKGRVGLNRALDETKLTRFFDGTRCADETFSKPHPAMLHELSRELGQDLARTVMIGDTTHDLQMAASAGAAGVGVAYGAHSSESLATLEPRYIAADVEALAGWLREHA, encoded by the coding sequence ATGGCCCGACAGCAATTTGACCTGATCGTTTTCGACTGGGACGGCACGCTGATGGATTCGACCGCGCACATCGCGCGCAGCATCCAGGCGGCCTGCCGCGACCTCGGCCTGCCCACGCCATCCGACGAGGCCTCGCGCTACGTGATCGGCCTGGGATTGCGCGACGCGCTGGCGATCGCCGCGCCCTCGCTCGACCCCGCCGACTACGCCAAGCTCGCCGAGCGCTACCGCTTCCATTACCTGGTGAAAGACCAGTTGATCGAGTTGTTCGCCGGCGTGCGCGAGATGCTCGAGGAGCTGCGCGATACCGGCTACCTGCTGGCGGTGGCGACCGGCAAGGGGCGCGTCGGCCTGAATCGCGCGCTCGACGAAACCAAGCTGACGCGCTTTTTCGACGGCACGCGCTGCGCCGACGAAACCTTCTCCAAGCCGCATCCGGCCATGCTCCACGAGCTGAGCCGGGAACTGGGGCAGGATCTGGCGCGCACCGTGATGATCGGCGACACCACCCACGACCTGCAGATGGCGGCCAGCGCCGGCGCGGCCGGCGTGGGCGTGGCCTACGGCGCGCATTCGTCCGAATCGCTGGCCACGCTGGAGCCGCGCTACATCGCCGCCGACGTGGAGGCGCTGGCCGGCTGGCTGCGCGAGCACGCATGA
- a CDS encoding SAM-dependent methyltransferase: MKAGTLYLIPNTLGEGEAAMLAAVLPAAVQARAASLGYYIGENAKTTRAFLKKVGTERPIQEIEIRELNVKTPSGEIDRLLAPILAGADGGLVSEAGCPAVADPGALLVRRAHERGVKVVPLVGPSSILLALMASGLNGQTFAFHGYLPVDPAARAKRLRELEQQSRKARETEIFIETPYRNQAMLETLVATCAPSTLICVAADLTLETETILSRSAADWKKAPAPNLQKRPAIFLLLAN; encoded by the coding sequence ATGAAGGCCGGCACGCTCTACCTGATCCCCAATACCCTCGGCGAGGGCGAGGCCGCGATGCTGGCCGCCGTGCTGCCGGCCGCCGTGCAGGCCCGCGCCGCCTCGCTCGGCTACTACATCGGCGAAAACGCCAAGACCACGCGCGCCTTCCTGAAGAAGGTCGGCACCGAACGGCCGATCCAGGAGATCGAGATCCGCGAGCTGAACGTGAAGACGCCGTCGGGCGAGATCGACCGGCTGCTGGCGCCGATCCTGGCCGGCGCCGACGGCGGGCTGGTATCCGAGGCGGGCTGCCCGGCGGTGGCCGATCCGGGCGCCCTGCTGGTGCGCCGCGCCCACGAGCGCGGCGTGAAGGTGGTGCCGCTGGTCGGGCCGAGCTCGATCCTGCTGGCGCTGATGGCCTCCGGCCTGAACGGCCAGACCTTCGCCTTCCACGGCTACCTGCCGGTGGACCCGGCGGCCCGCGCCAAGCGCCTGCGCGAGCTGGAGCAGCAGTCGCGCAAGGCCCGCGAGACGGAAATCTTCATCGAGACGCCGTATCGCAACCAGGCCATGCTGGAGACGCTGGTGGCGACCTGCGCGCCGTCCACGCTGATCTGCGTGGCGGCCGACCTGACGCTCGAGACCGAGACCATCCTCAGTCGCAGCGCGGCCGACTGGAAAAAGGCGCCGGCGCCGAACCTGCAGAAGCGCCCGGCGATCTTCCTGTTGCTGGCCAACTGA
- a CDS encoding S49 family peptidase, with amino-acid sequence MSDQPTSPDSTGTERESNPPAAPQAGREPNWERAALERIAMAAIVEQRAARRWRIAFRFLWLIVFVVLVFAIFDFSGDGKLSSSRHTALVTIDGEIAAGTNANAEDINSALDDAFEDSGTVGVVLRINSPGGSPVQAGIVYDEIRRLRKKYPSKPLYVVVSDMCASGGYYIASAADKIYVNQASIVGSIGVLMDGFGFTGLMDKLGVQRRLHTSGENKGFFDPFSPETPKMDEHAQAMLDEIHAQFIQAVKDGRGKRLHESPEIFSGLFWTGAKSVELGLADGFGTTDTVARDVLKAPDIVDYTVKESLSNRVARRFGAAIGGGAVKSALSESGVRLH; translated from the coding sequence ATGTCCGACCAACCGACTTCTCCCGATTCAACCGGCACCGAGCGCGAGTCGAACCCGCCGGCCGCGCCGCAAGCCGGCCGCGAGCCCAACTGGGAGCGCGCCGCGCTCGAGCGGATCGCGATGGCGGCGATCGTCGAGCAGCGCGCCGCGCGCCGCTGGCGGATCGCCTTCCGCTTCCTGTGGCTGATCGTGTTCGTGGTGCTGGTGTTCGCGATCTTCGATTTCTCCGGCGACGGCAAGCTCTCGAGCAGCCGCCACACGGCGCTGGTGACGATCGACGGCGAGATCGCGGCCGGCACCAATGCCAATGCCGAGGACATCAACTCCGCGCTCGACGATGCCTTCGAGGATTCCGGCACGGTGGGCGTGGTGCTGCGCATCAACAGCCCGGGCGGCAGCCCGGTGCAGGCCGGCATCGTCTACGACGAGATCCGCCGGCTGCGCAAGAAGTACCCGTCCAAGCCGCTCTACGTGGTGGTCAGCGACATGTGCGCCTCGGGCGGCTACTACATCGCCTCGGCGGCCGACAAGATCTACGTGAACCAGGCCAGCATCGTCGGTTCGATCGGCGTGCTGATGGACGGTTTCGGCTTCACCGGGCTGATGGACAAGCTAGGCGTCCAGCGCCGGCTGCACACCTCGGGCGAGAACAAGGGTTTCTTCGATCCCTTCTCGCCGGAAACGCCGAAGATGGACGAGCACGCGCAGGCCATGCTAGACGAGATCCACGCGCAGTTCATCCAGGCCGTCAAGGACGGCCGCGGCAAGCGCCTGCACGAGTCGCCGGAGATCTTCTCGGGACTGTTCTGGACCGGCGCGAAGAGCGTCGAGCTGGGGCTGGCCGACGGCTTCGGCACCACCGACACGGTGGCGCGCGACGTGCTGAAGGCGCCCGACATCGTCGACTACACGGTCAAGGAAAGCCTCAGCAACCGCGTGGCGCGGCGCTTCGGCGCGGCAATCGGCGGCGGCGCGGTGAAGTCGGCCTTGTCGGAAAGCGGGGTCAGGCTGCACTGA
- a CDS encoding RluA family pseudouridine synthase has protein sequence MNELGKISQKTVASGQVSMVEVGEEAAGQRIDNFLLRVCKGVPKSHIYRILRSGEVRVNKGRIDAQYRLAYGDVVRIPPIRIAAADPSRESVPVPAAEFAVVFEDEAMLVINKPAGVAVHGGSGVSFGVIEQLREARPEARFLELVHRLDRETSGILMIAKKRSALVGLHEQIRDNRMDKRYYAAVHGEWAADWGRRRAVKVPLFKYSTPDGERRVRVQDDGLPSHTVFNLIDRWSDYAFLEAELKTGRTHQIRVHLAHLGLPIVGDAKYGDFALNKALARANARPSLKRMFLHAYRLKLAHPLSGETLQFDAPLPDECRRFLDQLNELRASGA, from the coding sequence ATGAATGAGTTAGGCAAAATTTCTCAGAAAACGGTCGCAAGCGGTCAGGTTTCCATGGTCGAGGTCGGCGAGGAAGCCGCCGGTCAACGCATCGACAATTTCCTCCTGCGCGTCTGCAAGGGCGTGCCAAAAAGTCACATCTATCGCATCCTGCGCAGCGGCGAAGTCCGTGTGAACAAGGGGCGGATCGATGCCCAGTACCGGCTCGCCTATGGCGACGTGGTACGCATCCCGCCGATCCGGATCGCCGCCGCGGATCCCTCGCGCGAATCCGTGCCGGTGCCGGCGGCCGAATTCGCGGTGGTGTTCGAGGACGAGGCGATGCTGGTCATCAACAAGCCGGCCGGCGTGGCCGTGCATGGCGGCAGCGGGGTGTCGTTCGGCGTCATCGAGCAATTGCGCGAGGCCCGGCCCGAGGCGCGCTTCCTGGAACTGGTGCACCGCCTCGACCGCGAGACCTCGGGCATCCTGATGATCGCCAAGAAGCGCTCGGCCCTGGTCGGGCTGCACGAGCAGATCCGCGACAACCGCATGGACAAGCGCTACTACGCCGCCGTGCATGGCGAGTGGGCCGCCGACTGGGGCCGCCGGCGCGCCGTCAAGGTGCCGCTGTTCAAGTATTCGACCCCCGACGGCGAGCGCCGCGTGCGGGTCCAGGACGACGGGCTGCCCTCGCATACCGTCTTCAACCTGATCGACCGCTGGAGCGACTACGCATTTCTGGAGGCGGAACTCAAAACGGGTCGGACCCATCAGATACGCGTACACTTGGCGCATCTCGGGCTGCCGATCGTCGGTGACGCGAAGTATGGCGATTTCGCCCTGAACAAGGCGCTGGCCCGCGCGAACGCGCGCCCGTCGCTGAAACGGATGTTCCTGCACGCGTATCGCCTGAAGCTCGCGCATCCGCTGTCGGGCGAGACGCTGCAGTTCGACGCGCCGCTGCCCGACGAATGCCGGCGCTTCCTCGATCAACTCAACGAACTGCGCGCGTCCGGCGCGTGA
- a CDS encoding Rieske (2Fe-2S) protein codes for MSEPVFVCAAEALVDGGAGVRRAATLRGEDVVVFFVRYDGRAYGYLNRCAHVPMELDWNEGQFFESSGLYLMCATHGAIYAPDTGKCVGGPCRGARLRAVEVDERDTPDGRAVYWLPDADLVPQAA; via the coding sequence ATGAGCGAGCCGGTGTTCGTCTGCGCCGCCGAGGCGCTGGTCGACGGCGGCGCCGGCGTCCGCCGCGCCGCGACGCTGCGCGGCGAGGACGTGGTGGTGTTCTTCGTGCGCTACGACGGCCGTGCCTACGGCTACCTGAACCGTTGCGCCCACGTGCCGATGGAATTGGACTGGAACGAGGGCCAGTTCTTCGAATCCTCCGGCCTCTACCTGATGTGCGCGACGCACGGCGCGATCTACGCGCCCGATACCGGCAAGTGCGTCGGCGGCCCGTGCCGCGGCGCGCGCCTGCGCGCCGTCGAGGTGGACGAGCGCGACACGCCGGACGGCCGCGCCGTCTACTGGCTGCCCGACGCGGACCTGGTCCCGCAGGCGGCCTGA
- a CDS encoding Rne/Rng family ribonuclease yields the protein MKRMLFNATQQEELRVAIVDGQKLIDIDIETAGREQRKGNIYKGVVTRIEPSLEACFVNYGEDRHGFLPFKEVARQYFRDGVDMRSARIQDALREGQELIVQVEKEERGNKGAALTTFISLAGRYLVLMPNNPRGGGVSRRIEGDERQELRETMAQLEIPEGMSMIARTAGIGRSAEELQWDLNYLLQLWHAIEAASKSGHNGQPMLIYLESSLVIRAIRDYFQPDIGEILIDTTEIHDQARAFMDIVMPDNVGKVKRYHDDVPLFSRFQIEHQIETAYSRTVPLPSGGAIVIDHTEALVAIDVNSARATKGADIEETATRTNLEAADEVARQLRLRDLGGLIVIDFIDMESAKSQREVEQRLKDALKHDRARVQMGKISRFGLMELSRQRLRPALSEGSHVTCPRCNGTGHIRDTESSALQVLRIIQEEAMKENTAAIHCQVPVEVTAFLLNEKRQEINKIESRFKVGIVLIPNKHLDTPHYKLERLRHDDARLDDPRASWKMAEEAARELESETGYSKRAADAKPKQEAAVKGITPASPAPSAAPQREAAPAPAAAPAPVAAAPAAGGLFGWLKRLFGGAPAAPAPAPEPVKEAASTGRPARGEKSERGERGGDRNRNNGNRRGGQQAGARDAQAAVAGARQPQQPRGEREGKEAREPRENREGRGNREPREAREGREGREGRELREAREPRENREGREPRERDNREPREAREGREAREGREPRDRAVTAEGTAEAPRQERRERGERGERRKAVPHAATLETVNRGENHAETAEDAERLAPGAEQAGTDAEAGARDGEERRRRRRGRRGGRRDREEGTGTTPEGVEGAEGVDHEATATADHGADAPVVAAVATVTAATAAVAVEAVAAHAEASAQAVAPNAAETAPEAPAAEAAPAAPVATPVVEPVAHATPAAEPVVIATPAPVEAPQAVESAPVASEPAPVEATPAVEPVAYAAPVQVEASPAEAEPAPIQEAAPAVEPAPAVEPAPVAEAAPASAVEPAPAPAVEPAPVAVEAAPAVTAEPQAAVEPEPAKPVPVPQAPAAAPAPAAAGVEAALDAAGLIWVNTDADKLRAAQEAAARVVPQARAPRERKALPPVDSTPMQQVETRSQH from the coding sequence ATGAAACGCATGCTGTTCAATGCGACACAGCAGGAAGAACTGCGTGTCGCCATCGTCGATGGGCAGAAACTCATCGACATCGATATCGAAACCGCCGGCCGCGAACAGCGCAAAGGCAATATCTACAAGGGCGTGGTCACCCGCATCGAGCCCTCGCTCGAAGCCTGCTTCGTCAACTACGGCGAAGACCGCCACGGCTTCCTGCCGTTCAAGGAAGTCGCCCGCCAATACTTCCGCGACGGCGTCGACATGCGCTCCGCGCGCATCCAGGATGCGCTGCGCGAGGGCCAGGAGCTGATCGTCCAGGTCGAGAAGGAAGAGCGCGGCAACAAGGGCGCGGCCCTGACCACCTTCATCTCGCTGGCCGGCCGCTACCTGGTGCTGATGCCGAACAACCCGCGCGGCGGCGGCGTGTCGCGCCGCATCGAGGGCGACGAGCGCCAGGAACTGCGCGAGACCATGGCGCAGCTCGAGATCCCGGAAGGCATGAGCATGATCGCCCGCACCGCGGGCATCGGCCGCAGCGCCGAGGAACTCCAGTGGGACCTGAACTACCTGCTGCAGCTCTGGCACGCCATCGAGGCCGCCTCGAAGAGCGGCCACAACGGCCAGCCGATGCTGATCTACCTGGAATCGAGCCTGGTGATCCGCGCGATCCGGGACTATTTCCAGCCCGACATCGGCGAAATCCTCATCGACACCACCGAGATCCACGACCAGGCGCGAGCCTTCATGGACATCGTGATGCCCGACAATGTCGGCAAGGTGAAGCGCTACCACGACGACGTTCCCCTGTTCTCGCGTTTCCAGATCGAGCACCAGATCGAGACGGCCTACTCGCGCACGGTGCCGCTGCCCTCGGGCGGCGCGATCGTGATCGATCACACCGAGGCGCTGGTCGCGATCGACGTGAACTCGGCGCGCGCCACCAAGGGCGCCGACATCGAGGAAACCGCCACCCGCACCAACCTGGAAGCCGCCGACGAAGTGGCGCGCCAGTTGCGCCTGCGCGACCTGGGCGGCCTGATCGTGATCGATTTCATCGACATGGAATCGGCCAAGAGCCAGCGCGAGGTCGAGCAGCGCCTGAAGGACGCGCTCAAGCATGACCGCGCCCGCGTGCAGATGGGCAAGATCTCGCGCTTCGGCCTGATGGAGCTGTCGCGCCAGCGCCTGCGCCCCGCCCTCTCCGAAGGCAGCCACGTGACCTGCCCGCGCTGCAACGGCACCGGCCACATCCGCGATACGGAATCCTCGGCGCTGCAGGTGCTGCGGATCATCCAGGAAGAGGCGATGAAGGAGAACACCGCGGCGATCCATTGCCAGGTGCCGGTCGAGGTCACCGCCTTCCTGCTGAACGAAAAGCGCCAGGAAATCAACAAGATCGAGTCGCGCTTCAAGGTCGGCATCGTGCTGATCCCGAACAAGCACCTCGATACGCCGCATTACAAGCTCGAGCGCCTGCGTCACGACGACGCCCGTCTCGACGATCCGCGCGCCTCCTGGAAGATGGCCGAGGAAGCCGCCCGCGAGCTCGAATCGGAAACCGGTTACAGCAAGCGCGCCGCCGACGCGAAGCCGAAGCAGGAAGCGGCCGTCAAGGGCATCACGCCGGCCAGCCCGGCACCGAGCGCGGCACCGCAGCGCGAGGCGGCCCCCGCCCCGGCGGCCGCACCGGCTCCGGTGGCCGCGGCGCCTGCCGCCGGTGGCCTGTTCGGCTGGCTCAAGCGCCTGTTCGGCGGTGCGCCGGCCGCGCCGGCTCCGGCGCCGGAACCGGTCAAGGAAGCCGCCTCGACGGGCCGCCCGGCCCGTGGCGAGAAGTCCGAGCGCGGTGAGCGCGGCGGCGATCGCAATCGCAACAACGGCAATCGCCGCGGCGGCCAGCAAGCCGGCGCGCGCGACGCGCAAGCCGCCGTCGCCGGCGCTCGCCAGCCGCAGCAGCCGCGTGGCGAACGCGAAGGCAAGGAAGCGCGGGAGCCGCGTGAGAACCGCGAAGGCCGTGGCAACCGCGAACCGCGCGAGGCACGCGAAGGCCGCGAGGGTCGTGAAGGCCGCGAACTTCGGGAAGCCCGCGAGCCGCGCGAGAACCGCGAAGGCCGCGAGCCGCGCGAACGCGACAACCGCGAGCCGCGTGAAGCGCGGGAAGGCCGCGAGGCACGTGAAGGTCGCGAGCCGCGCGATCGCGCCGTGACGGCAGAAGGCACGGCAGAAGCGCCGCGCCAGGAACGTCGCGAACGCGGCGAGCGCGGTGAACGCCGCAAGGCCGTGCCGCACGCCGCCACGCTGGAAACCGTCAATCGTGGTGAAAACCATGCCGAAACGGCCGAGGACGCCGAACGGCTGGCGCCGGGCGCCGAGCAGGCCGGCACCGACGCGGAAGCCGGTGCGCGTGACGGCGAGGAACGCCGCCGTCGCCGCCGCGGCCGTCGTGGTGGCCGTCGCGATCGCGAGGAAGGCACCGGCACCACGCCGGAAGGCGTGGAAGGTGCGGAAGGCGTCGACCATGAGGCCACCGCAACGGCCGATCATGGCGCGGACGCCCCGGTCGTGGCAGCCGTCGCCACGGTGACTGCCGCTACCGCTGCGGTGGCCGTCGAAGCGGTCGCCGCGCATGCCGAGGCGTCGGCGCAAGCCGTCGCCCCGAACGCAGCGGAAACGGCGCCGGAAGCGCCGGCCGCCGAAGCGGCACCGGCAGCCCCGGTCGCCACGCCGGTGGTCGAGCCCGTGGCCCATGCCACCCCGGCAGCCGAACCGGTCGTGATCGCCACGCCGGCTCCGGTCGAAGCGCCGCAGGCCGTCGAATCGGCACCGGTGGCGAGCGAACCGGCTCCGGTCGAAGCCACTCCGGCAGTCGAGCCCGTGGCGTATGCCGCGCCGGTCCAGGTCGAGGCCAGCCCGGCCGAAGCCGAACCGGCTCCGATCCAGGAAGCAGCACCGGCGGTCGAACCCGCGCCGGCAGTCGAACCGGCCCCGGTCGCCGAAGCGGCGCCTGCCTCCGCGGTGGAACCGGCCCCGGCTCCGGCCGTCGAACCCGCGCCGGTCGCGGTGGAAGCGGCTCCGGCCGTGACCGCCGAGCCGCAAGCGGCAGTCGAGCCCGAGCCGGCCAAGCCGGTCCCGGTGCCGCAGGCACCGGCCGCCGCCCCAGCTCCGGCCGCGGCCGGCGTCGAAGCCGCACTCGATGCCGCCGGCCTGATCTGGGTGAACACGGATGCCGACAAGCTCCGCGCCGCCCAGGAAGCCGCCGCCCGGGTCGTGCCGCAGGCACGTGCCCCGCGTGAGCGCAAGGCCCTGCCGCCGGTCGATTCGACGCCGATGCAACAGGTCGAAACCCGCTCGCAGCACTGA
- the moaA gene encoding GTP 3',8-cyclase MoaA produces the protein MSRRIIPVTDVSGIPDLSGALLVPSGTLRDTFSRPLRDLRISVTDRCNFRCVYCMPREVFDKDYPFLPHSALLSLEELERTARIFVAHGVEKIRITGGEPLLRKNLEFLIERLARMETVDGRPLDLTLTTNGSLLARKARSLRDAGLTRVTVSLDALDDTLFRRMNDADFASADVLEGIFAAQDAGLAPLKVNMVVKRGTNDAEIVPMARRFRNTGVVLRFIEYMDVGTSNGWNMTDVLPSAEVLARIDAQFPLLPLEAHAPGETAQRWAYADGGGEIGLISSVTRAFCGECTRARLSTEGKLYLCLFGSQGHDLRALLRNGASDAQIASAVARIWQARDDRYSQLRGTAQAETQAADGARRVEMSYIGG, from the coding sequence ATGTCCCGACGCATCATCCCGGTCACCGATGTCAGCGGCATCCCGGACCTGTCCGGCGCCCTGCTCGTGCCGAGCGGCACGCTGCGCGATACCTTCTCGCGCCCGCTGCGGGACCTGCGCATCTCGGTCACCGACCGCTGCAACTTCCGCTGCGTCTACTGCATGCCGCGCGAGGTATTCGACAAGGACTATCCGTTCCTGCCCCACAGCGCGCTGCTCTCGCTCGAGGAGCTCGAGCGCACGGCGCGCATCTTCGTCGCGCATGGCGTCGAGAAGATCCGCATCACCGGCGGCGAGCCGCTGCTGCGCAAGAACCTGGAATTCCTGATCGAGCGGCTGGCGCGGATGGAAACCGTCGACGGCCGCCCGCTCGACCTGACCCTGACCACCAACGGCTCGCTGCTGGCGCGCAAGGCGCGCAGCCTGCGCGATGCCGGCCTGACGCGCGTCACGGTCAGCCTCGACGCGCTCGACGACACCCTGTTCCGCCGCATGAACGATGCCGATTTCGCCAGCGCCGACGTGCTGGAAGGCATCTTCGCCGCGCAGGACGCCGGGCTCGCGCCGCTCAAGGTCAACATGGTGGTCAAGCGCGGCACCAACGACGCCGAGATCGTGCCGATGGCGCGCCGCTTCCGGAACACCGGCGTGGTGCTGCGCTTCATCGAATACATGGATGTCGGCACCTCGAACGGCTGGAACATGACCGACGTGCTGCCCTCGGCCGAGGTGCTGGCACGAATCGACGCGCAGTTCCCGCTGCTGCCGCTCGAGGCCCACGCGCCGGGCGAGACCGCGCAGCGCTGGGCCTATGCCGACGGCGGCGGCGAGATCGGCCTGATTTCCAGCGTGACGCGCGCGTTCTGCGGCGAATGCACGCGCGCGCGCCTGTCGACCGAGGGCAAGCTCTACCTGTGCCTGTTCGGCAGCCAGGGACACGACCTGCGCGCCCTGCTGCGCAACGGCGCCTCCGACGCGCAGATCGCCAGCGCCGTGGCGCGGATCTGGCAGGCCCGCGACGACCGCTATTCGCAACTGCGCGGCACCGCGCAGGCCGAGACGCAAGCCGCCGACGGCGCGCGCCGGGTCGAGATGTCCTACATCGGCGGCTGA